One window of the Haloarcula halobia genome contains the following:
- a CDS encoding RAD55 family ATPase, translating to MYDLSSVLDFEELRDVQPGSSILLSGPAMSGKQRLAYDILTNGARDGEGAVVVSTNDSARNIAQVFQDEVPELSDSQLGVVDCRGEGGVEADALDGTFVHQVSSPGDLTGIGIGITKAIEGLHTAGRTRGRLALVSLSTMLTYTDKKTVFKFCHVLSSRLDTADYIGVFTIDSGAHDSQTLQVIKQAFDGLIEVREAEAGGREARVLGLASEPTAWKRL from the coding sequence ATGTACGATCTATCATCTGTCCTCGATTTCGAGGAACTGCGCGACGTTCAGCCCGGGTCGAGTATCCTCCTCTCCGGCCCGGCGATGAGCGGGAAGCAACGCCTTGCGTACGACATCCTCACGAACGGGGCCCGAGACGGCGAGGGTGCGGTCGTGGTCAGTACAAACGACAGCGCGAGAAACATCGCGCAGGTGTTCCAGGACGAAGTGCCGGAACTCTCTGACTCCCAGCTCGGCGTCGTCGACTGCCGGGGCGAGGGCGGCGTCGAGGCCGACGCGCTCGACGGGACCTTCGTCCACCAGGTGTCGTCGCCGGGCGACCTGACCGGCATCGGTATCGGCATCACCAAAGCGATCGAGGGGCTCCACACCGCCGGCCGCACCAGGGGGCGACTGGCGCTCGTCTCGCTGTCGACGATGCTGACCTACACCGACAAGAAGACCGTGTTCAAGTTCTGCCACGTTCTGTCGTCGCGGCTGGACACCGCCGACTACATCGGCGTGTTCACCATCGACTCCGGCGCCCACGACTCCCAGACCCTCCAGGTCATCAAGCAGGCCTTCGACGGCCTCATCGAGGTGCGCGAGGCGGAGGCCGGCGGCCGCGAGGCCCGGGTCCTGGGACTGGCGAGCGAACCGACGGCCTGGAAGCGGCTCTGA